One window of Desulfobacca acetoxidans DSM 11109 genomic DNA carries:
- a CDS encoding HD family phosphohydrolase translates to MIEKKNNHKVRRFLELNQIQRLWRQLPAGKRAAAGAAGQGKWFRIFLLVVFSLLAAIIVYPRSQVSYPDYRVNDIAQANIKATADFLVEDQESTAKRQQECITESPLVYDLDERVGAEINARLHDAFEFMRQARQEALQEATSHRGEPGAAITSPPFSQVYKIILDKKPEFERRLGVVLPNNIFYLLARDNFSVQWEDIISQQVNFVVSQGVFSEQSSGLQNQRRHIIIRHLPSWNEKVENNPERFLPVEEARKKVGLYCRETVTLPTGSRYAVCEVAQSLVVPNLALNRAETERRKLKRLQELRPVYFQIKQGEMLVREGEKITPTHLIKLQTMKKETPQGWWLWKFLGSFFIIVLLFGACYQLSRLFAKKSSHNNTELTFLALILLSVTLLNLGLTIFGDALTRLSPLISKNFIFYLPVALAPILANIFIGLEVAVMISFLASILTAMLLENPFLFFVYFSVSNLVGVWGTRYCRNRWVLIRTGLSVAVVNFAMVLAIKLLDLPLDLEDVFFGGVFALGGGIQVGILASGLAPILEMLFDLTSDIKLLELLNLERPMLRQLMLAAPGTYHHSIIVGNMVEAAAEKIGANPLLAKAAAYYHDIGKIKKPTYFVENQLGGENKHEKLAPSMSSLILQAHVKDGMELARQDRVGQKIIDIIQQHHGTSFMAYFFNKAKQQAANPQQVNIEDYRYPGPRPQTKEAGLVLLADQVEAASKTLLDPTPARIQGLVQKIINNIFADGQLDECELTLKDLHEIAKSFIKILSGIFHHRVDYPQAADKGGEKKKSSDDLDKQPAEKDSLKPHKDQEKGREDLKRLGLS, encoded by the coding sequence ATGATCGAAAAGAAAAACAACCATAAAGTCAGAAGATTTTTGGAATTGAACCAGATTCAGCGGCTCTGGCGACAACTCCCCGCAGGGAAACGCGCCGCAGCCGGAGCGGCTGGACAGGGAAAATGGTTTAGGATCTTTTTGTTGGTTGTATTCAGCCTGCTTGCAGCCATTATCGTCTATCCCCGCTCTCAGGTATCCTATCCTGATTATCGGGTGAATGACATTGCCCAAGCCAACATCAAAGCAACCGCGGATTTTTTGGTCGAAGATCAAGAATCAACCGCCAAACGGCAGCAAGAATGCATAACTGAAAGTCCTTTGGTATACGATCTGGACGAGCGGGTCGGAGCGGAGATCAATGCCCGGTTGCATGACGCCTTCGAATTTATGCGGCAGGCCAGACAGGAAGCATTACAAGAAGCGACAAGCCATCGGGGCGAACCCGGCGCTGCTATAACCTCGCCTCCCTTCTCGCAGGTATACAAGATAATACTTGATAAAAAACCGGAATTCGAGCGGCGCCTGGGTGTTGTCCTGCCTAACAATATCTTCTACCTGTTGGCGCGCGATAATTTCTCCGTACAGTGGGAGGATATTATCAGTCAACAGGTAAATTTTGTCGTCTCCCAGGGTGTTTTCAGTGAGCAGTCCTCGGGGTTGCAGAACCAACGCCGGCACATTATTATCCGTCACCTGCCCTCCTGGAATGAGAAAGTCGAAAACAATCCCGAGCGTTTCTTACCAGTTGAGGAAGCGAGAAAAAAGGTCGGACTCTATTGTCGGGAGACCGTTACCCTGCCGACGGGATCGCGCTATGCGGTTTGCGAGGTCGCCCAATCCCTGGTCGTTCCCAACCTGGCTTTAAACCGGGCTGAAACCGAGCGCCGTAAACTTAAACGTCTGCAGGAACTGCGTCCGGTCTACTTTCAGATAAAACAGGGCGAGATGCTGGTGCGCGAAGGTGAGAAAATAACCCCCACCCACCTAATTAAGCTTCAGACAATGAAGAAAGAAACCCCTCAGGGATGGTGGCTCTGGAAGTTTTTAGGCTCTTTCTTCATCATTGTCCTGCTCTTTGGCGCCTGTTATCAGTTAAGCCGTCTCTTTGCCAAAAAATCGTCTCACAATAACACTGAGCTGACCTTTCTGGCCTTAATTCTTCTGAGCGTAACCCTGTTGAATTTGGGTCTGACAATCTTTGGCGATGCCCTAACCCGCCTTAGCCCCCTTATCTCCAAAAATTTCATCTTTTATCTACCGGTGGCATTGGCTCCGATCCTGGCGAATATCTTTATCGGCTTAGAAGTCGCAGTCATGATCTCTTTTCTGGCCTCCATACTCACCGCCATGTTGCTGGAAAACCCTTTTTTATTTTTTGTCTATTTTTCAGTAAGTAACCTGGTGGGTGTTTGGGGGACCCGTTATTGCCGCAACCGCTGGGTCCTCATCCGTACGGGCCTTAGTGTGGCGGTGGTTAATTTTGCCATGGTCCTCGCCATAAAACTCTTAGACTTGCCGCTGGATCTGGAAGACGTTTTTTTCGGCGGCGTCTTTGCCCTAGGCGGTGGCATCCAGGTAGGTATCCTGGCGTCCGGACTGGCGCCAATTTTGGAGATGTTATTTGATCTGACTTCGGATATCAAACTGCTGGAGTTGTTAAATTTGGAGCGCCCGATGTTGCGGCAGTTGATGTTGGCAGCCCCTGGAACCTATCATCACTCCATCATCGTGGGGAACATGGTGGAGGCGGCGGCGGAAAAAATCGGCGCCAACCCTCTGCTGGCCAAGGCCGCAGCCTATTACCATGACATCGGCAAGATCAAAAAGCCCACCTACTTTGTGGAGAATCAGCTAGGCGGCGAAAATAAACATGAAAAACTGGCCCCTTCCATGAGCAGTCTGATTCTGCAGGCCCACGTCAAAGACGGGATGGAGCTTGCCCGACAGGACAGGGTCGGCCAGAAGATTATTGATATCATCCAGCAACACCACGGCACCAGTTTCATGGCCTATTTTTTCAATAAGGCCAAACAGCAGGCGGCTAACCCGCAGCAGGTAAATATTGAAGACTACCGCTATCCCGGACCCCGACCGCAGACCAAAGAGGCCGGATTAGTCTTGCTGGCGGATCAGGTGGAGGCCGCCTCCAAGACCCTTCTGGATCCGACCCCGGCCAGAATTCAGGGATTAGTACAAAAGATCATCAACAATATCTTTGCCGACGGACAGTTGGATGAATGCGAACTTACTCTCAAAGACTTGCATGAAATCGCCAAAAGTTTCATAAAAATCCTCAGCGGCATCTTCCACCACCGAGTAGATTACCCCCAGGCAGCCGATAAAGGCGGCGAAAAAAAGAAAAGTAGTGACGATCTGGATAAACAACCGGCAGAGAAAGATTCCCTTAAACCCCACAAAGATCAGGAAAAGGGTCGAGAAGATCTTAAGCGCCTTGGATTGTCCTAA
- the ybeY gene encoding rRNA maturation RNase YbeY: MDCPKAELSLTFVNDPAMARLNRTIMQRRGTTNVIALPQQGGPFPEVQPQILGDVIISLETTQRQAWQQGWEFAELFDLYLIHGILHLLGYDHETSEAAAQCMAVKTKELFLRLYPELKEVIAWPDWK, encoded by the coding sequence TTGGATTGTCCTAAGGCCGAATTGAGCCTCACCTTCGTGAATGACCCGGCTATGGCTCGTCTCAATCGGACCATCATGCAACGGCGAGGCACCACCAATGTCATCGCCCTGCCCCAGCAGGGAGGTCCTTTCCCTGAGGTCCAACCCCAGATTCTGGGCGATGTCATTATTTCGCTTGAGACGACCCAGCGCCAGGCCTGGCAGCAAGGTTGGGAGTTCGCCGAACTCTTTGATCTTTACCTCATTCATGGCATTCTCCATCTTTTGGGGTACGATCATGAAACCAGCGAAGCCGCAGCCCAGTGCATGGCCGTCAAAACCAAAGAACTTTTTTTGCGGTTGTATCCGGAATTGAAGGAGGTTATTGCGTGGCCAGATTGGAAGTAA
- a CDS encoding pyridoxine 5'-phosphate synthase: MARLEVNVDHIATLRQARLIDEPDPVTAAALAELAGADGIIVHLREDRRHIQDRDVRILRQTVKTRLNLEMAATAEIIGIAKEIRPDVATLVPEKREELTTEGGLDVAGYQDHIHQAVQQLQQAGIRVSLFVDPQPEQLKAASVVGANYVELHTGTYAEARSEDEADRLFEELLAAAAHARQLGLAVKAGHGLNYRNIKRFRGRKEFDEYSIGHSIISRAVLVGLERAVREMIALIKS; the protein is encoded by the coding sequence GTGGCCAGATTGGAAGTAAATGTAGATCATATCGCAACTTTGCGGCAGGCACGGCTGATTGATGAACCCGATCCGGTAACCGCGGCGGCGCTAGCGGAATTGGCCGGCGCCGACGGTATTATTGTGCACCTGCGCGAGGATCGGCGACATATCCAGGACCGGGATGTCAGAATTCTGCGACAGACGGTTAAGACCCGTCTCAATCTGGAAATGGCGGCTACCGCCGAAATAATCGGTATTGCCAAAGAAATCAGACCCGATGTCGCAACCCTGGTCCCGGAAAAACGTGAGGAATTGACCACCGAAGGCGGATTGGACGTTGCCGGCTATCAGGATCATATCCATCAGGCCGTCCAACAATTGCAGCAGGCGGGTATTCGGGTCAGCCTTTTCGTTGACCCGCAGCCGGAGCAGCTCAAGGCCGCATCGGTGGTAGGCGCTAACTACGTGGAACTGCATACCGGCACCTATGCCGAGGCTCGTTCAGAAGATGAAGCAGACCGGTTATTCGAAGAATTACTGGCTGCCGCAGCCCATGCCCGGCAATTGGGGCTGGCGGTAAAAGCCGGGCATGGCCTTAATTACCGCAATATTAAACGCTTCCGGGGCCGCAAAGAGTTTGACGAGTATAGCATCGGCCACAGCATCATCTCCCGAGCAGTACTGGTCGGCCTCGAGAGGGCGGTCAGGGAAATGATAGCCTTGATTAAATCATGA
- a CDS encoding tetratricopeptide repeat protein has product MRRSSGAWIGVVILVAGFSCPGLAGQSLLDQGKEAFKAQRYGEVIELLGKYLQNQPDSVEARRYRVQALARLGYPEEALTEVNQGLKQRPNEISLLLLKGGLLGELSRRKEAIEVFSQVLRADPQNGEALKERGANLANEGKIGAAMRDLNRAVKLLPNDPWAFNHRGMAWLCQNKYQTALNDFSTAIKLRPDLPHAYFFRGNLYLHHMNRPDKALVDFKEGCRLGHPLCCQEVEKLAGNEPE; this is encoded by the coding sequence ATGAGAAGATCAAGCGGAGCTTGGATTGGAGTGGTCATCCTAGTGGCGGGGTTTTCCTGTCCTGGCCTTGCCGGGCAGAGTCTTTTGGATCAGGGAAAGGAGGCCTTCAAAGCCCAAAGATATGGGGAAGTAATAGAGCTGTTGGGGAAATACCTCCAAAATCAACCTGACTCGGTGGAGGCCCGGCGCTATCGGGTCCAGGCCTTGGCACGTTTAGGGTATCCGGAAGAGGCTCTAACCGAAGTAAATCAGGGCTTGAAACAGCGTCCGAACGAAATCAGTCTCCTCCTCCTGAAAGGCGGATTGTTGGGTGAACTATCTCGCCGGAAGGAGGCTATCGAGGTTTTCAGCCAGGTTTTGAGGGCTGACCCGCAGAATGGCGAGGCCCTGAAGGAACGCGGGGCTAATCTGGCCAATGAGGGTAAGATCGGAGCGGCCATGCGTGATCTCAACCGGGCGGTCAAATTGCTTCCCAATGACCCCTGGGCCTTTAATCATCGTGGGATGGCCTGGTTATGTCAAAACAAATATCAGACGGCGTTAAACGACTTTTCTACCGCCATCAAGCTGCGCCCGGATCTGCCGCATGCCTACTTTTTCCGCGGTAATCTGTATCTGCATCATATGAATCGACCGGACAAGGCCCTGGTTGATTTTAAAGAAGGCTGCCGCCTGGGCCATCCCCTCTGCTGCCAGGAGGTTGAGAAACTGGCGGGGAATGAACCGGAATGA
- the htpX gene encoding zinc metalloprotease HtpX, whose amino-acid sequence MTNQIKTVLLLGALTALIIFFGKVLGGTRGMQIALILAAAMNFFSYWFSDRIVLKMYNAQEVTQQEAPDLFAMVADLARQAEVPMPRLYIIPEETPNAFATGRNPEHAAVAVTQGILRLLTPTELKGVLAHEMGHVRNRDILIQSIAATLGGAIMVLADMARFSAIFGGSSQDEEGGSNIFTTLLFTILAPIAAMLIQMAISRSREYIADETGARLCHNPESLARALEKLAYGNERIPMQANPATENMFIVSPFAGGGLMSLFSTHPPIEERIARLRAMRAS is encoded by the coding sequence ATGACCAATCAGATAAAAACCGTCCTGCTTTTAGGGGCGCTTACCGCTTTGATCATATTTTTCGGCAAGGTTCTGGGCGGGACCCGCGGCATGCAGATCGCCCTGATCCTGGCTGCGGCCATGAACTTCTTCAGCTACTGGTTCTCTGACCGGATTGTTCTAAAAATGTATAACGCCCAGGAGGTCACGCAACAGGAGGCCCCGGACCTCTTCGCTATGGTGGCTGATCTAGCCAGGCAGGCTGAGGTGCCCATGCCACGGCTGTACATTATTCCTGAGGAGACTCCCAACGCCTTTGCTACCGGCCGCAACCCTGAACATGCCGCAGTGGCCGTTACTCAGGGCATCCTGCGTCTGTTGACGCCGACGGAATTGAAGGGGGTGTTGGCTCATGAAATGGGGCATGTTCGCAATCGGGATATCCTGATCCAATCCATCGCCGCGACGTTGGGCGGAGCCATCATGGTGCTGGCCGATATGGCCCGTTTCTCGGCGATCTTCGGCGGCAGCAGCCAGGATGAGGAGGGTGGAAGCAATATCTTTACCACCTTGCTGTTTACCATTTTGGCGCCCATCGCAGCTATGCTCATCCAGATGGCCATCTCCCGCTCCCGGGAGTATATTGCCGATGAAACCGGGGCCCGGCTCTGCCACAACCCCGAGTCTCTGGCCCGCGCTCTCGAAAAACTGGCTTATGGCAATGAGCGGATTCCGATGCAGGCTAATCCCGCAACCGAAAACATGTTTATTGTCAGTCCTTTTGCAGGCGGCGGTTTAATGAGTCTGTTTAGCACCCATCCCCCTATTGAAGAGCGGATCGCCCGACTTAGAGCAATGCGCGCCAGTTAA
- a CDS encoding sensor histidine kinase yields the protein MNVMPLFIAIDDIAGSVLIVIVSLAAFIRCRRLVIREAENALWLFLYWLTLALFVFSLSRALGHIAGHLLMYADLDFLWRQMRPFSGGLNAIISIIVASITLFFHNIQKLYRRMEADHYHIEATSQEIMALNREMEALVMERTMSEMALGIADGIRNPLQVIGGFSNRLLRKTAPEDPARDWALAISEAAKRLEEMVVRFESLAQNKKSFFSQDDLNKIVRDIVEMLRGEFERKHVHLITGYHSYPVYCQLNRHLLKVAIAHLIRNALEATGPQGEIHVTTTCDKNYATLVIQDSGKGMPPEVVSKVFEPYFTTKVGGTGLGMVFARQIVDEHRGIINLESQEGKGTTVTINLPVRFGEPII from the coding sequence ATGAATGTCATGCCCCTGTTCATCGCCATAGACGATATCGCCGGTTCGGTTCTGATCGTCATCGTCAGTTTGGCAGCTTTTATCCGCTGTCGCCGCCTGGTAATCCGGGAGGCCGAAAACGCCTTATGGCTGTTCCTCTATTGGCTCACCCTGGCTCTGTTTGTCTTTAGTCTTTCTCGAGCCTTGGGACACATAGCTGGCCACCTCCTGATGTATGCCGACCTGGACTTTTTATGGAGACAGATGCGTCCTTTCAGCGGCGGCCTCAACGCCATTATTTCGATCATTGTCGCTTCCATTACTCTATTTTTTCATAATATTCAAAAGCTTTATCGGCGCATGGAGGCCGATCACTACCATATTGAGGCTACCAGCCAGGAAATTATGGCGCTCAACCGCGAGATGGAGGCCCTGGTGATGGAACGCACCATGAGTGAGATGGCCCTGGGAATTGCCGACGGCATCCGCAACCCGCTGCAGGTCATCGGGGGATTCAGCAACCGCCTGCTTCGGAAGACGGCCCCGGAAGATCCGGCCCGAGACTGGGCTCTAGCCATCTCGGAGGCGGCCAAACGTTTAGAAGAGATGGTAGTGCGATTCGAAAGTCTGGCGCAGAATAAAAAATCCTTCTTCTCTCAGGATGATCTGAACAAAATCGTGCGGGATATCGTGGAGATGCTGCGGGGAGAATTCGAACGCAAACACGTTCACCTGATTACCGGCTATCACTCCTATCCGGTTTATTGCCAGTTAAATCGGCATCTCCTCAAGGTGGCCATTGCCCACCTGATCCGCAATGCCTTGGAAGCCACCGGCCCCCAGGGAGAAATCCACGTTACTACCACTTGTGATAAAAACTATGCCACCCTGGTGATCCAAGACAGCGGCAAAGGCATGCCTCCTGAGGTAGTCAGCAAGGTTTTTGAACCGTATTTTACTACTAAAGTCGGCGGCACCGGCCTGGGAATGGTCTTTGCCCGCCAGATCGTGGACGAGCATCGGGGGATTATTAATCTGGAAAGCCAGGAAGGCAAAGGAACTACGGTGACTATCAATCTGCCGGTGCGGTTCGGTGAACCGATAATCTAA
- a CDS encoding lipoate--protein ligase family protein, with product MFRLLDHGPCPPAWNMAVDCALWRSHAENGGPPTIRFYQWVQPTLSVGAGQKLPPDLTKERLEALGWAFVRRPSGGRAVLHGGDLTYSVVAGQREGFPPSVRAVYRRLCRGLQAGLARLGITVSTGTPSRNSRKEFHCFAWISDGDLSFQGKKFAGGAQVWRNGTFLQHGSIMVDPPAANWQRFQTLPDLNQPFPPNTTCLSEILERPVSISSLKTALQQGLREELNITLMPGDLTTWEEDQLRLELEARTQRF from the coding sequence ATGTTTCGCCTCCTTGACCACGGTCCCTGTCCTCCCGCTTGGAATATGGCAGTGGACTGCGCGTTATGGCGCTCCCATGCCGAAAACGGCGGCCCCCCTACCATCCGGTTCTACCAATGGGTCCAACCGACTCTTTCGGTCGGGGCCGGCCAGAAACTTCCCCCAGACCTAACAAAGGAACGGTTGGAGGCCTTGGGTTGGGCTTTCGTCCGCCGACCCAGCGGCGGGCGGGCAGTGCTGCACGGCGGCGATCTTACTTATAGTGTGGTGGCCGGACAAAGAGAGGGATTTCCCCCTTCGGTGCGGGCGGTGTACCGGCGGCTCTGCCGGGGACTGCAGGCCGGTCTGGCGCGATTGGGCATAACCGTCTCAACGGGGACCCCCAGCCGCAACAGCAGGAAGGAATTTCACTGTTTTGCCTGGATTTCGGACGGCGATCTGTCTTTTCAAGGGAAAAAGTTTGCCGGCGGGGCCCAGGTCTGGCGGAATGGAACATTTCTGCAGCACGGCAGCATCATGGTTGACCCGCCCGCGGCGAACTGGCAGCGGTTTCAGACCCTGCCAGACTTAAATCAGCCCTTCCCGCCAAACACGACCTGCCTGAGCGAAATTTTAGAGAGACCGGTGTCTATCAGCTCGCTCAAGACCGCTTTGCAGCAGGGACTGCGGGAGGAGCTGAACATCACCCTGATGCCAGGAGACTTGACTACCTGGGAGGAAGATCAGTTGAGGCTCGAACTTGAGGCGAGAACGCAGCGGTTTTGA
- the pheS gene encoding phenylalanine--tRNA ligase subunit alpha: protein MTFEELQRLEPEALAEINAAGSAPALDQIRVKYLGRKGIITQALRSLGGLPVEVRPQFGQEANRLKKLLEQQLASAHDCLKKAALEAETAAGLDLTLPGRQLDRGRLHPITQITREICDIFTRMGFQVVEGPEVETDYYNFEALNIPRDHPARDMQDTFYISDSIVLRTHTSPMQVRVMEQQQPPVRIVAPGKTFRRDSDLTHTPMFHQVEGLLVDTDVSFADLKGVLTTFVHEMFGPEVGLRFRPSFFPFTEPSAEVDIRCVICQGAGCRVCKQTGWLEILGAGMVDPEVFRFVNYDPEVYVGFAFGMGIERIAMLKFGIDDLRLFFDNDLRFLKQF, encoded by the coding sequence GTGACTTTCGAGGAACTCCAACGACTGGAACCAGAGGCTCTGGCAGAAATTAATGCGGCGGGCTCGGCGCCAGCTCTTGATCAGATCAGGGTAAAATATCTGGGCCGCAAAGGCATCATTACTCAAGCCCTGCGTTCTTTAGGGGGGCTTCCCGTAGAAGTGCGGCCGCAATTCGGGCAGGAGGCCAACCGCCTGAAAAAACTGCTGGAGCAGCAACTGGCATCGGCCCACGATTGCCTCAAAAAAGCAGCTCTGGAGGCCGAAACGGCTGCGGGTTTGGACCTCACCCTGCCGGGGCGGCAGTTGGACAGGGGGCGGCTGCATCCCATCACCCAGATTACCCGGGAAATCTGCGACATCTTCACCCGTATGGGCTTTCAGGTGGTAGAAGGGCCGGAAGTCGAAACCGATTACTATAACTTTGAGGCCCTCAACATCCCCCGGGACCACCCGGCTCGGGATATGCAGGACACCTTTTATATCTCTGATAGCATTGTTCTCCGCACCCACACCTCTCCCATGCAGGTCCGGGTTATGGAACAGCAACAGCCGCCGGTGCGTATTGTTGCGCCGGGCAAGACCTTCCGGCGGGATTCCGACCTGACCCATACGCCAATGTTTCACCAGGTGGAGGGGCTCCTGGTAGATACGGACGTCTCCTTTGCCGACCTTAAAGGTGTGCTTACGACCTTTGTCCACGAAATGTTCGGTCCCGAAGTGGGACTGCGCTTCCGTCCCAGTTTCTTTCCCTTTACCGAGCCTAGCGCCGAAGTTGATATTCGGTGTGTTATCTGTCAAGGCGCCGGCTGTCGGGTCTGCAAGCAGACCGGTTGGCTGGAGATTCTGGGCGCCGGCATGGTGGACCCGGAAGTCTTTCGCTTTGTCAATTATGACCCGGAGGTGTACGTCGGTTTTGCCTTCGGTATGGGCATTGAACGCATCGCCATGCTCAAATTTGGCATTGACGACCTCCGCCTCTTCTTCGACAACGACCTGCGGTTTCTTAAGCAATTTTAA